Proteins from one Athalia rosae chromosome 8, iyAthRosa1.1, whole genome shotgun sequence genomic window:
- the LOC105686291 gene encoding uncharacterized protein LOC105686291 isoform X3 — MGLFGLSGKATAVLAGIYTLIQGLVWSIVGILALLVHDCAINVSRETLWTYRIYLIYLYSGRCGPEELEVTTDNGTVTISWPEIESWMTRRAYICIAVYLSLSLIWVLTALLLVIATLSESRGRNGLLLRGPWMMVTSIFLVSDIITAIFYSIDISNTYSLSDLLKYSGFLDIPREILHSSRTDSIFGDFTAESSLIAMLTSCRVFIIWALNVGMLLHVAQDVRDCEPALPASAAPEPRQPYQRYLHKLSTIGPVPDTKWDPYQRKRSDLPVIKPLKFPSPPSERKRKQSDYQQYLFYAKQGPQVNYPDDIASEPPTPGVGAEPKTTYVGIWRVETPKLEMPGDSDWHSAGSSGAHPDGNSSLPGPDLDSGFSIRPSTDNSTDETVFGKTVNMALNRDRISTLLERMSGFWKRSTSREIRAMAGYAEFGRSVTRAYFVLGVSSIASFVGQPLVNAYIANATESVRLPFDGWENVLGTESPVLFALVYAVHVFAGAAASLASIGHDCLFVVLILHVCANLKGVAVTLRHLKASQGRRVDQRIVECAKKFQSLTEYTESLEGLLSLFLLAQTLSSTFVICLTSFLLNREIKSNNELVKYVAYWSTSLFQLLVFCWAGNCLQTEALLERSKSDRIPRADEDRRRRTIIVEKKNGTYGFTLQSYGIHYKREQEIEMVTYVDYIEYDGPAFKAGMREGDVILSINGHEMDRADHKTLVSFIKNCDARMRMVVLFEDCVKKVELHMRYIELQRALQSRLGELERLCERERSILVGRWKTHSLPARKRTPSTVTSTTSNQSQPSPSSSFASSATPCCRPAASTEHLLLYSVYADGRPCLVPRSAACLVTIGPPRSRSDHHHFLSKGGANEIQIGVSSRYSYHQANGIINAAGPGCLKSQNHNKSSVQQQQLQQQQQQCSGSGVESQGSPHPNSSNNGLCVACIPGAGGRGEPSEGGSLDAYDLASPCCDPNCVPSRRRREKQRRARNEQNAQQQQQQQQQQQQQQQQQQQQQQQQQQQQQQHQREQHAAHACSRASGHSLHSITSSEVSTAADSVASCSTSLSTDTLYWDPSVHQRPPPCLQYAKPKSWDNLTTKAFGGYGFGYGYLDTGTIKTHSAERPPKSSSHGRSKTPNSSSASTGQRSARSSAGGSTVYSSHQQHGCNHSGHSVRQFQPTKSTESLLLPPTAYLQGDLDASHSCECLDGPSPRFVQVLLEKHKRQDEVAYVTTAVSHSQARHRRASHSEAKLRSAVNNSEVTRL; from the exons ATGGGTTTGTTCGGTCTCTCCGGAAAAGCGACCGCGGTCCTTGCCGGAATTTACACATTG attcaagGATTGGTTTGGTCAATCGTGGGGATACTTGCTCTGCTCGTTCACGACTGTGCGATAAACGTCTCTAGGGAAACCCTTTGGACTTACCGGATATACTTGATCTATCTCTACA GTGGTCGATGCGGTCCTGAGGAACTCGAGGTGACCACGGACAACGGAACGGTGACCATTTCGTGGCCAGAAATCGAGTCATGGATGACCCGCCGAGCGTACATTTGCATCGCTGTTTACCTGAGCCTGAGTTTAATCTGGGTTTTGACCGCCCTCCTTCTCGTCA TTGCGACGTTGTCCGAATCGAGAGGACGGAACGGTCTGCTACTCAGAGGACCATGGATGATGGTGACGAGCATTTTTTTGGTCTCGGATATTATTACTGCCATTTTTTACTCCATCGACATCAGTAACACATAC agTTTATCGGATCTCCTGAAATACTCCGGTTTCCTAGACATACCACGTGAGATTTTACATTCCTCGAGAACTGATTCGATATTTGGCGACTTCACAGCCGAATCCTCCCTCATAGCGATGTTGACCTCTTGCCGTGTGTTTATCATCTGGGCACTCAATGTCGGAATGCTTCTCCACGTCGCTCAGGACGTCAGGGACTGTGAG CCAGCTTTGCCTGCATCGGCAGCCCCTGAGCCTCGCCAACCCTACCAACGATATCTGCACAAACTTTCCACCATCGGGCCAGTTCCGGACACCAAGTGGGATCCTTATCAGCGGAAACGATCGGATCTTCCTGTTATTAAGCCTCTGAAATTTCCATCGCCTCCCAGCGAACGCAAGAGAAAGCAGTCGGATTATCAACAATATTTATTCTACGCCAAGCAAGGACCTCAGGTTAATTACCCCGACGATATCGCCTCCGAACCACCGACTCCAGGGGTGGGTGCTGAGCCCAAAACaacgtatgt GGGAATATGGAGAGTGGAAACACCGAAGTTAGAAATGCCAGGTGATTCTGATTGGCACTCGGCTGGATCTAGCGGAGCCCATCCCGATGGGAATTCGTCGCTGCCAGGACCTGACCTCGACTCTGGTTTCTCTATAAGACCTTCGACGGACAACAGCACCGACGAAACGG TGTTCGGGAAGACGGTGAACATGGCGCTGAACAGAGACCGGATATCGACGCTGCTGGAACGGATGTCGGGCTTCTGGAAGCGCTCGACTAGTCGGGAAATTCGGGCCATGGCCGGCTACGCCGAGTTCGGTAGATCGGTTACCAGGGCCTACTTCGTCCTCGGGGTCTCCAGCATCGCCTCCTTCGTCGGGCAGCCCCTGGTCAACGCTTACATCGCGAACGCCACCGAGAGCGTCCGCCTCCCTTTCGACGGATGGGAAAACGTCCTCGGCACCGAGTCCCCCGTCCTATTCGCCCTGGTTTACGCCGTCCACGTCTTCGCCGGCGCCGCGGCCTCCCTTGCCTCCATCGGTCACGACTGCCTCTTCGTCGTCTTGATCCTCCACGTCTGCGCCAATCTCAAGGGCGTCGCGGTCACCCTGAGGCACCTGAAGGCCTCGCAGGGGCGTCGGGTCGACCAGAGGATCGTCGAGTGCGCCAAGAAGTTTCAAAGCCTCACCGA GTACACAGAGAGCTTGGAGGGTTTGCTGAGCTTATTTCTTCTGGCCCAGACGCTTTCCAGCACCTTCGTCATCTGTCTCACCAGCTTTCTTCTGAACAGG GAGATAAAGTCTAACAACGAATTGGTGAAGTACGTCGCTTACTGGTCGACCTCGCTCTTTCAACTCCTGGTGTTCTGCTGGGCTGGAAATTGTCTCCAAACGGAA gCGCTCCTCGAGAGATCCAAATCGGATCGAATACCTCGCGCGGACGAAGACAGACGGCGGAGAACTATTatcgtggaaaagaaaaatggcacCTACGGTTTTACCTTGCAG AGCTATGGAATCCACTACAAACGAGAACAGGAAATTGAGATGGTCACGTACGTCGACTACATCGAATACGACGGACCGGCTTTCAAAGCCGGCATGCGTGAGGGCGACGTGATATTGTCGATAAATGGACACGAAATGGATCGCGCCGACCACAAGACGTTGGTCAGTTTCATAAAGAATTGCGACGCCAGAATGCGAATGGTCGTCCTGTTCGAGGATTGCGTGAAAAAG GTCGAGCTGCATATGCGTTACATCGAGCTTCAGCGCGCTCTGCAATCCCGCTTAGGCGAATTGGAACGGTTGTGCGAACGCGAGCGGTCCATTCTCGTTGGCAGATGGAAAACGCACTCGCTTCCGGCCCGGAAACGGACCCCGAGTACGGTAACCAGTACGACGAGCAATCAAAGCCAACCTTCGCCGTCCTCCAGTTTCGCGTCTTCTGCAACGCCTTGTTGTAGGCCCGCCGCTTCCACGGAACATCTTCTTCTTTACAGCGTT TACGCCGATGGGAGACCTTGCCTCGTGCCCAGAAGTGCTGCGTGTCTGGTGACCATTGGCCCTCCTCGGTCTCGCAGCGATCATCATCACTTTCTGTCGAAAGGAGGTGCGAACGAAATACAGATAGGCGTCTCGTCTCGGTATAGCTATCACCAGGCGAATGGCATAATAAACGCTGCTGGCCCGGGGTGTCTGAAAAGTCAAAACCACAATAAATCATCCGTACAACAACAGCAActgcaacaacagcagcagcaatgtTCAGGGTCCGGTGTCGAGTCCCAGGGCTCGCCGCACCCCAATTCTTCCAACAACGGACTCTGCGTCGCTTGCATACCGGGGGCAGGAGGGAGAGGAGAACCGTCCGAAGGTGGTAGCCTCGACGCCTACGATTTAGCTAGCCCCTGTTGCGATCCAAATTGTGTGCCCAGCAGACGGCGTAGGGAAAAACAACGGAGGGCCAGAAACGAACAGAAcgctcaacaacaacaacagcaacaacaacaacaacaacaacaacaacaacaacaacaacaacaacaacaacagcagcagcagcaacagcaacagcatcaGAGAGAACAGCATGCTGCTCATGCTTGTTCGAGAGCTTCCGGTCACAGTTTGCATTCGATAACGAGCAGTGAAGTTTCAACGGCAGCTGACAGCGTCGCTTCTTGTTCAACTTCGTTGAGTACGGACACTCTGTATTGGGATCCGAGTGTGCATCAGCGTCCACCGCCGTGTTTGCAATACGCCAAGCCAAAATCTTGGGATAATTTGACAACGAAAGCTTTTGGCGGATACGGTTTTGGTTATGGATATCTGGACACAGGTACGATAAAAACGCACAGCGCAGAAAGACCTCCCAAAAGTTCGTCGCACGGTAGATCTAAAACGCCCAATTCGTCGTCTGCTTCGACGGGCCAAAGATCTGCCAGATCTTCGGCTGGAGGTAGTACGGTTTATTCGTCGCATCAACAACACGGGTGCAATCACTCCGGACATTCAGTGAGACAGTTTCAGCCCACAAAATCAACGGAAAGTCTTCTACTTCCACCCACTGCTTATTTACAGGGAGATTTAGACGCTAGTCATAGCTGCGAATGTCTAGACGGACCTAGTCCAAGGTTCGTGCAGGTTTTACTCGAGAAACATAAGAGGCAGGATGAAGTTGCTTATGTTACTACTGCGGTGAGCCATTCGCAGGCTAGGCATCGAAGAGCAAGTCATTCGGAGGCTAAATTGAGATCCGCTGTCAACAACTCCGAAGTAACACGACTGTAA